A genomic window from Indicator indicator isolate 239-I01 chromosome 10, UM_Iind_1.1, whole genome shotgun sequence includes:
- the METTL18 gene encoding histidine protein methyltransferase 1 homolog has protein sequence MDFRFNFFIDENENNEADTHDETELCSPKHKQASTEKSKQTATGNHQDETSKFCFKAAKEHDIPEDLNKLLEDKVLETASGLYYVKMSVVEMMCLNGADEEGIVSKSVSSHSDLIPGVYEGGLKIWECTFDLMDYLSEAEVRFSGKTILDLGCGAGLLGIVALRGKAEKVHFQDYNSTVIDKITLPNIVANCINECHGDDNENSKPPSKRPKVAECLPDMLTKCRFFSGEWSAVTQLLLSSNKPFSKYDIILTSETIYNPDYYSALHDTLAQLLDTNGCVYLASKVHYFGVGGGIYLFEKFVEERNVFRTSMVKTIDKGLQRCILEMAFKGSS, from the coding sequence ATGGATTTtcgatttaatttttttattgatGAAAACGAGAACAATGAAGCAGACACTCATGATGAGACAGAGCTGTGCTCTCCGAAACACAAGCAGGCATCCACAGAGAAGAGCAAGCAAACTGCCACTGGTAACCATCAAGATGAGACATCAAAGTTCTGCTTTAAGGCTGCCAAGGAGCATGATATTCCTGAAGATCTTAACAAACTCTTGGAAGATAAAGTCCTGGAAACTGCATCTGGGCTGTATTATGTGAAGATGTCTGTAGTAGAAATGATGTGTTTGAATGGTGCTGATGAAGAAGGCATCGTGTCTAAAAGTGTTTCTTCTCATTCTGATCTCATCCCAGGAGTCTATGAAGGAGGACTGAAAATCTGGGAATGCACCTTTGATCTCATGGACTACCTTTCTGAGGCTGAAGTACGGTTTTCTGGCAAGACCATATTGGATcttggctgtggggctgggctgctgggaaTTGTCGCTTTAAGGGGTAAAGCTGAAAAAGTCCATTTTCAGGACTACAACAGCACAGTGATTGACAAAATAACCTTGCCTAACATAGTGGCTAATTGTATAAATGAGTGCCATGGAGATGACAATGAAAACAGCAAGCCCCCTTCAAAGAGGCCCAAGGTAGCAGAGTGCTTACCTGATATGCTCACCAAATGCAGATTCTTTTCTGGAGAGTGGTCTGCAGTCACCCAGCTTCTGTTAAGCAGCAACAAACCCTTTTCCAAGTATGATATAATCCTCACATCTGAGACCATCTATAATCCTGACTACTACAGTGCTTTGCATGACACGCTGGCTCAGCTCCTGGATACAAATGGCTGTGTGTATTTGGCAAGCAAAGTGCATTACTTTGGGGTTGGTGGAGGTATCTACCTCTTTGAGAAGTTTGTTGAAGAAAGAAATGTGTTTAGGACCAGCATGGTTAAAACAATTGATAAAGGACTGCAGCGATGTATTCTAgaaatggcctttaaaggttccAGTTAA